The Colletotrichum higginsianum IMI 349063 chromosome 2, whole genome shotgun sequence genome has a segment encoding these proteins:
- a CDS encoding Glutathione S-transferase, translating to MAENPSAKRQRSSKDVPYELIYWPGLPGRGEHVRLLLEEAGAEYTDTAHVEGGVKTVLAQIDDKYLGDELNPPPLAPPILKHGDLVISQTPNILLYLGPRLGLAPKISGDDDGIYHVNALALTALDGLSNEAHDTHHPVATGLYYEDQKEESKRKAKDYTTNRLPKFFGYFERVLKSKTSGEGPWLYGGSLTYADLVLFQCIDGLKFAFPNALKRLEGSGDYKGLFELYDAVKERPKIKQYLASDRRQKYSQGIYRHYPELDEE from the exons ATGGCCGAAAACCCCAGTGCGAAGCGTCAAAGATCCTCCAAGGACGTCCCTTACGAGCTCATCTACTGGCCCGGCCTACCCGGCCGAGGTGAACACGTccggctcctcctcgaggaggccggaGCCGAGTACACCGACACGGCGCatgtcgagggcggcgtcaagACAGTGCTGGCCCAGATCGATGACAAgtacctcggcgacgagctcaaCCCGCCCccgctggcgccgccgatcCTCAAGcacggcgacctcgtcatcAGCCAGACGCCCAACATCCTGCTGTATCTCGGCCCCCGTCTGGGCCTCGCGCCCAAGATctccggcgacgacgacggcatctaCCACGTCAATGCGCTTGCGCTGACGGCGCTCGACGGCTTGAGCAACGAGGCGCACGACACGCACCACCCTGTCGCGACTGGGCTGTACTACGAGGACCAGAAGGAGGAGAGTAAGCGCAAGGCCAAGGATTACACCACCAACCGACTGCCCAAGTTCTTCGGCTACTTTGAGAGGGTTCTGAAGAGCAAGACCAGCGGCGAAGGACCTTGGCTCTACGGAGGATCGTTGACATATGCAGACTTAGTGCTGTTTCAG TGCATCGATGGCCTCAAGTTCGCCTTCCCCAACGCTCTCAAGCGCCTTGAGGGAAGTGGCGACTACAAGGGGCTCTTCGAGCTCTATGACGCTGTCAAGGAGCGTCCAAAGATCAAGCAGTACCTCGCCAGCGACCGAAGACAGAAGTACTCTCAGGGCATCTACCGTCACTACCCGGAGTTGGATGAAGAGTGA
- a CDS encoding Enoyl-CoA hydratase/isomerase has protein sequence MRSTISHGLAIVAVMAQAVNTLDLPEYAGLKTSQNASVLTVTFHNPSSPINLWNQDTQDGLTDLVSRLQGDNETKVVIFNSDFAETFGTLIYNISRLPQVTIGAVEGRARGAGNELLVSLDMRFATKGESLFGQPEVGSGLFPGGGGSQFLPGLIGRGRAMEYVLSSSDITAEDAAAIGWINRAFDTSAEMYGFVDQLARRLSLFPLSALSGGKQTINRASAPSLEHIVADGKDFFEQQARPEVQAIGRRSAELYGNTSAVDLELNLPDTIPRFYQ, from the exons ATGCGTTCTACCATCTCTCACGGATTAGCCATTGTCGCCGTGATGGCACAGGCGGTCAACACCCTCGACCTCCCCGAGTACGCCGGGCTCAAGACGTCCCAAAACGCCAGCGTCCTCACGGTGACGTTCCACAACCCGTCGTCCCCCATCAACCTGTGGAACCAGGACACCCAAGATGGTCTGACAGACCTCGTCTCCCGTCTCCAGGGCGACAACGAGACCAAGGTCGTCATCTTCAACAGCGAC TTCGCCGAGACTTTTGGGACTCTCATCTACAACATATCGAGACTGCCGCAGGTCACGATTGgggccgtcgagggccggGCTCGCGGCGCAGGCAACGAGCTCCTCGTCTCTCTCGACATGCGCTTCGCTACCAAGGGCGAGAGCCTCTTCGGCCAGCCCGAGGTCGGCAGCGGCCTGTTCCCAGGTGGAGGCGGCAGCCAGTTCCTCCCGGGCCTGATCGGTAGGGGGCGGGCTATGGAATACGTACTCAGCTCGAGTGACAtcacggccgaggacgccgcggCGATAGGCTGGATCAACCGCGCCTTCGACACGTCGGCCGAGATGtacggcttcgtcgaccaACTGGCGCGGCGCCTCAGCCTGTTCCCGCTGTCAGCCCTCAGCGGCGGAAAGCAGACCATCAACCGTGCCTCGGCACCGTCGCTCGAACACATCGTTGCGGACGGCAAGGATTTCTTCGAGCAGCAGGCGCGCCCTGAGGTCCAGGCTATCGGGCGACGCTCGGCGGAGCTGTATGGGAATACATCTGCGGTAGACTTGGAACTAAACCTTCCCGACACCATCCCGCGTTTTTACCAGTGA
- a CDS encoding Retinol dehydrogenase, with translation MPFSPEKDIPDLSGKVIIVTGGSSGLGKESALQLAKHNPAAIYLTARTEARGAAAIREIQAAVPSAKDTIKFLELDLGSFASVQKAAATFLASSDRLDILMNNAGLLASAAGLTPDGYETQFGSNYMGPSLFTKLLLPVLARTAERPGADVRVVNLSSELFKQAPKGGILLDSVKTPMHNISSVARYGQSKLADYYHTRVLSRLYPAIKFVGIHPGVVNTGIFDDLVSRQPWLSGVAGVIGSVFLTDVRTGVRTQLWASTADRATVKSGGFYNQKIKEFKEAILYDDKAAQELWDWTEREFESKGV, from the coding sequence ATGCCCTTCTCCCCCGAGAAAGATATACCGGACCTCTCCGGCAAGGTCATTatcgtcaccggcggcagcagcggcctCGGCAAGGAAAGCGCGCTGCAGCTCGCGAAGCACAATCCCGCGGCCATCTACCTCACCGCCAGGACCGAAGcgcgcggcgccgccgccatccgggAGATCCAGGCGGCAGTGCCCTCCGCCAAGGACACGATCAAGTTCCTCGAGCTGGACCTGGGGTCCTTCGCGTCCGTacagaaggccgccgccaccttcctggcctcgtccgaccgcctcgacatcctcatgAACAATGCGGGCCtgttggcctcggcggcgggcctcACGCCTGACGGCTACGAGACCCAGTTCGGCTCCAACTACATGGGGCCTTCTCTCTTCACCAAGCTGCTCCTCCCGGTCCTCGCCAGGACGGCCGAGCggcccggcgccgacgttcGCGTCGTCAATCTCAGCTCTGAGCTCTTCAAGCAGGCGCCGAAGGGGGGAATTCTCCTCGACAGCGTCAAGACGCCAATGCACAACATCTCCAGCGTGGCGCGCTACGGCCAGTCCAAGCTCGCGGATTACTACCACACCCGTGTCCTGAGCCGGCTCTACCCGGCGATCAAGTTCGTCGGAATCCATCCCGGCGTCGTCAACACCGGCATCTTTGACGACCTCGTTTCGAGGCAGCCGTGGCTCAGTGGGGTGGCCGGCGTGATCGGGTCCGTCTTCTTGACCGATGTGCGCACGGGGGTAAGGACGCAGCTATGGGCGAGCACGGCGGACAGGGCGACTGTCAAGAGCGGGGGTTTCTACAATCAAAAGATAAAAGAGTTCAAGGAAGCGATTCTTTACGATGACAAGGCGGCGCAAGAACTATGGGACTGGACAGAGCGGGAGTTCGAGAGTAAAGGGGTTTGA
- a CDS encoding Uracil phosphoribosyltransferase — translation MASSTPELPSNVHVSQHPCLRAKLSQLRSQSTPAKDVKSLVNEIALMVAYEALAASTKATDGPKDATPLGFDFISTEITPSRLCLVPILRSGLGMVEAVQTILPTPVPVHHLGLYREPSTLEPVEYYNNLPNHLAADGSNSQASDLAIILDPVIATGGTCAAAIQTLREWGVKRIVVLAVIGAADGVRRAAAEWAGATEIWIAGVDAELTPEGMLKPGLGDVGDRLFLTIGK, via the exons ATGGCTTCTTCAACGCCTGAGCTCCCCTCCAACGTCCATGTCTCCCAACACCCCTGTCTGCGGGCGAAGCTCTCTCAGCTTCGGTCACAATCAACACCGGCGAAAGACGTCAAGTCCCTGGTGAACGAAATCGCATTGATGGTGGCATACGAAGCACTTGCTGCCTCGACGAAAGCGACAGACGGTCCCAAG GATGCGACCCCTCTAGGCTTCGACTTCATCTCGACGGAAATCACCCCCTCGCGCCTCTGCCTCGTTCCCATTCTCCGCTCAGGTCTTGGCATGGTAGAAG CCGTCCAGACGATCCTCCCGACCCCGGTCCCCGTCCACCACCTCGGCCTCTACCGCGAACCCTCGACTCTCGAGCCCGTCGAGTACTACAACAACCTCCCCAACcaccttgccgccgacggctccAACTCGCAGGCCAGCGacctcgccatcatcctcgaccCCGTCATCGCGACGGGTGGcacctgcgccgccgccatccagacCCTGCGCGAGTGGGGCGTCAAgcgcatcgtcgtcctcgccgtcatcggtgCCGCTGACGGCGTCagacgcgccgccgccgagtgGGCCGGCGCCACCGAGATCTGGATCGCCGGCGTTGACGCCGAGCTGACGCCTGAGGGCATGCTGAAGCCAGGCTTGGGCGATGTCGGCGATCGGTTGTTTCTTACCATTGGCAAATAA
- a CDS encoding DNA ligase encodes MSQRQRPRSPNGAAQEEEEKQYLIGGMTLEELKEKYPNRPRNHSQTMRFSELFKSLFNPLNENKKQPAGRGPPRAKKGPHGPTKLSPQEQRRHIIERFISRWRNDVGNDIYPALRLILPDKDRDRGVYGLKENAIGKLLVKLMKIDKNSEDGHNLLHWKLPGHTTASRMAGDFAGRCFEVLTKRPMRIEVGDMTIAEVNELLDRLAASTGELENLEVFEIFYERMNAEEMMWLIRIVLKQMKVGATERTFLDLWHPDGEALFSVSSSLRRVCWELYDPQVRLEQEDTGVCLMECFQPQLAQFQMPSSFQKMVDYLRPTEEDPEFWIEEKLDGERMQLHVTEDSSVPGGRRFGFWSRKAKDYTYLYGNGLRDEKGALTRHLGDAFATGVRNLILDGEMITWDPEVDKIMPFGTLKTAALAEQNNPYNNSGPRPLYRVFDILLLNDKPLTQYTLRDRRQALSKAVKGVHRRLEIHDYEVATSPDAIEPLLRKVVAEASEGLVLKNPRSMYRLNSRNDDWLKVKPEYMSEFGESLDCVVVGGYYGSGRRGGALSSFMCGLRVSENHIQAGANPEKCFSFFKVGGGFRAEDYAEIRHRTDGKWMQWDPRKPPVEFVELAGGDRQFERPDVWIRPRDSVVLEAKAASIGSSDQFSLGFTLRFPRFRRLRSDKNWDEGLSVQEFLDLRKRVEEEAKEKTMSVENRKRKSVKRAKREVVIAGTENMPAQFEGQKSKLFDGLEFCVLSESLRPFKKTKAQLETLIKENGGRVSQRAIPRSEMILVADKNVIKVASLVKEGQKEGGVDIIKPKWIQDCLEQADESFLLPYEDRHLQHATEALKTVALQNTDMYGDSYARNIGLDELRAIFKSMPKREPDTEPFDKSQFLNQLEERGHGIGQLKGLIFRRCTVHLHEANEEGERDDINMLKYMNYLTFGGARLASGADDEGATHIVLIGTGDGCKEAAEDLRRETSSRRKIPHIVTRHWVEDCWREKTLLDEERYRRI; translated from the exons ATGAGCCAACGACAGCGACCCCGGTCGCCCAATGGTGCTgcacaagaagaagaagagaaacaatatctcatcggcggcatgaCTCTGGAGGAACTCAAAGAGAA ATATCCCAACCGCCCGCGTAACCACTCGCAGACGATGCGGTTTTCCGAGTTGTTTAAGAGTCTCTTCAATCCTCTCAATGAGAACAAGAAGCAGCCGGCCGGTCGCGGCCCACCTCGCGCCAAAAAGGGACCCCACGGTCCCACTAAGTTGTCACCTCAAGAGCAGAGGCGACACATCATCGAGCGATTCATCTCGCGATGGCGAAACGATGTGGGGAACGACATTTACCCAGCGCTGCGATTGATACTGCCCGACAAGGACCGAGATCGTGGCGTCTATGGCCTGAAAGAGAATGCTATAGGAAAGCTTCTCGTTAAGCTAATGAAGATTGATAAGAACTCAGAAGATGGACACAACCTTCTCCATTGGAAGCTCCCCGGTCACACCACTGCGTCGCGGATGGCCGGTGACTTTGCGGGCCGGTGCTTCGAGGTTCTAACCAAGCGACCGATGCGAATAGAAGTTGGCGATATGACGATCGCGGAAGTAAACGAGTTGCTGGACAGGCTCGCCGCGTCGACGGGGGAACTTGAGAACCTTGAGGTTTTCGAAATCTTTTACGAGCGCATGAATGCCGAGGAAATGATGTGGCTTATCCGTATCGTTTTGAAGCAAATGAAAGTCGGAGCAACCGAGAGGACCTTTCTTGACCTATGGCATCCGGATGGCGAGGCGCTCTTCAGCGTCTCTTCGAGCTTGCGACGGGTTTGCTGGGAATTGTACGATCCCCAGGTCCGTCTAGAGCAGGAGGATACGGGCGTCTGTCTCATGGAGTGCTTTCAACCACAGCTCGCCCAGTTCCAGATGCCCTCTTCATTCCAAAAGATGGTCGATTACCTTCGACCAACCGAAGAAGACCCCGAGTTCTGGATTGAAGAAAAGTTGGACGGCGAACGCATGCAGCTGCACGTCACGGAAGATTCGAGTGTTCCGGGAGGACGACGCTTTGGTTTCTGGTCCCGCAAGGCCAAAGATTATACGTACCTATACGGCAACGGCCTTAGGGATGAGAAGGGGGCCTTAACCCGCCACCTCGGAGACGCTTTTGCGACAGGAGTACGGAACCTCATCTTGGATGGAGAGATGATCACCTGGGATCCCGAAGTTGACAAAATCATGCCGTTTGGAACCCTCAAGACAGCTGCCTTGGCTGAACAGAACAACCCATACAACAACTCCGGCCCCCGCCCGCTCTACCGTGTCTTTGACATTCTGCTACTCAACGACAAGCCGTTGACTCAGTATACCCTGCGAGATCGCCGGCAAGCATTGTCCAAGGCGGTAAAAGGCGTCCACAGGAGGCTGGAGATCCACGATTACGAAGTCGCCACGTCGCCGGATGCCATCGAGCCGCTGCTCCGCAAAGTTGTCGCCGAGGCATCGGAAGGACTCGTCCTCAAAAACCCACGATCAATGTACAGACTCAACAGCCGCAACGACGACTGGCTCAAGGTGAAGCCAGAATACATGTCTGAATTCGGAGAGTCGTTAGACTGCGTCGTTGTTGGCGGCTACTACGGCTCAGGCCGCAGAGGCGGTGCGCTTTCCAGCTTCATGTGCGGTCTCCGTGTCAGCGAAAACCATATCCAAGCTGGCGCCAACCCGGAGAAGTGCTTCAGCTTCTTCAAAGTGGGTGGTGGCTTCCGAGCCGAAGATTACGCAGAGATTCGTCACAGGACGGACGGCAAGTGGATGCAATGGGATCCGAGGAAACCGCCCGTTGAAttcgtcgagctcgccggcggcgaccggCAATTCGAGAGGCCTGATGTCTGGATCCGCCCTCGCGACTCCGTTGTCTTGGAGGCAAAGGCAGCGAGCATAGGTAGCTCGGATCAGTTCTCGCTCGGTTTCACGCTTCGGTTCCCCCGTTTCCGCCGCTTGCGATCCGACAAGAATTGGGACGAGGGACTCAGCGTGCAGGAGTTCCTGGATCTCCGCAAGCgggtcgaggaagaagccaaggagaagacgatgagTGTCGAGAACCGCAAACGAAAGTCAGTGAAGCGCGCCAAGCGCGAGGTGGTGATTGCTGGGACGGAGAACATGCCTGCGCAATTCGAGGGGCAGAAGTCGAAGCTCTTTGACGGTCTCGAGTTCTGCGTCTTGTCGGAATCGCTCAGACCATTCAAGAAGACCAAGGCTCAGCTTGAGACGCTGATCAAGGAGAACGGTGGACGTGTCTCTCAGCGAGCGATACCCCGGTCGGAGATGATCCTGGTGGCCGACAAAAACGTCATCAAAGTCGCCAGCTTGGTTAAAGAGGGGCAAAAAGAGGGTGGAgtcgacatcatcaagcCGAAGTGGATACAGGACTGCCTCGAGCAAGCTGATGAATCCTTCTTGCTTCCGTACGAGGATCGACACCTACAGCATGCAACAGAAGCGCTGAAAACAGTTGCTCTGCAAAACACGGACATGTATGGCGACAGTTACGCCAGGAATATCGgtctcgacgagctccggGCAATCTTCAAGAGCATGCCCAAACGAGAGCCTGACACGGAACCTTTCGATAAGTCCCAGTTCCTGAATCAGCTGGAAGAGCGCGGCCATGGAATTGGTCAGCTCAAGGGGTTGATTTTCCGTCGGTGTACTGTGCACTTACACGAGGCAAatgaagagggagagagagacgacaTCAACATGCTCAAGTATATGAATTATCTCACGTTCGGCGGTGCACGATTGGCgagcggcgccgacgacgaaggggCCACACACATTGTGCTTATAGGGACAGGCGATGGTTgcaaggaggccgccgaggacttGCGCCGGGAAACTAGCAGCCGGCGGAAGATCCCACACATCGTCACCAGGCATTGGGTCGAAGACTGTTGGCGCGAGAAGACGTTGCTGGATGAGGAGAGGTACAGACGCATATGA
- a CDS encoding WSC2 protein: protein MVSAKSVAVLGSMLLGNVIADDKMGPAAFLWPPDRVWSADADNTAPCGSTNGPGVRTEFPLVNGKLALVTQDTTRSVHLSVSYENDPKSVSDFETFLGPSEVGSLDLGHTCITVPQAPEGTAAGANATYRMLYVSNFEEDESKRETFYACADVTFVDVFAASIPCFNATVSDPEVSVDETVDVTTTDAGGKTPHTAADFTASKSDGSSSGLSGGAIAGAAVGSIAGVSILGLAAFFLWRRKNNKKNAVTEPMQQRWDAEKAVSETSSVNSRPQN from the exons ATGGTCTCCGCCAAGTCAGTCGCAGTCCTCGGCAGCATGCTGTTGGGCAATGTCATTGCTGATGACAAGATGGGACCCGCTGCGTTCCTCTG GCCCCCTGACCGCGTGTGgtccgccgacgccgatAACACCGCCCCTTGCGGTTCCACCAACGGCCCCGGTGTTCGCACCGAGTTCCCCTTGG TCAATGGCAAGCTCGCTCTTGTGACCCAGGACACTACCCGCTCCGTCCACCTGAGTGTCTCCTACGAGAACG ATCCCAAGTCCGTCTCCGACTTTGAGACGTTCCTTGGTCCCAGCGAGGTCGGcagcctcgacctcggccacaCCTGCATCACGGTCCCCCAAGCCCCGGAGGGCACCGCGGCCGGCGCCAACGCAACCTACCGTATGCTCTACGTCTCCAActtcgaggaggacgagtCCAAGCGCGAGACCTTTTACGCCTGCGCCGACGTCACcttcgtcgacgtcttcgccgcctcgATCCCCTGCTTCAACGCCACCGTCAGCGATCCCGAGGTCTCCGTCGACGAGACCGTCGACGTCACCACCACGGACGCCGGTGGCAAGACGCCCCATACGGCCGCCGACTTCACGGCTTCTAAGTCCGACGGCAGCTCTTCCGGTCTCTCCGGTGGTGCCattgccggcgccgccgtcggctccATCGCTGGTGTCTCCATCCTCGGTCTCGCCGCATTCTTCCTGTGGCGCCGCAAGAACAACAAGAAGAACGCCGTCACTGAGCCCATGCAGCAGCGCTGGGAtgccgagaaggccgtcaGCGAGACTTCCTCTGTCAACAGCCGCCCCCAGAATTAG
- a CDS encoding Protein kinase produces the protein MASVIRRLPWFDRVWKPLTFSNPKFKRIPLREKIEEELIPDYTASRYYPVSIGEVLRNRYQIVCKLGFGASSTVWLARDLEGRRHVALKLFVNSKALGSQLDHELTMYKRISTSSVKHPGRGAVRELLDSFDVAGPDGCHRCLVHPPLWESVLTFLHRNPVRMLPAPVLAFVLRRLFLALDFLHTECQIIHSDIKADNIMFGIEDDSVFSAFEEQELLNPSPRKLVDGRAVYLSRELQMPKEWGASVLCDFGSAVVGDTDHTEDVQPDIYRAPEVILEAPWSYQIDIWNTGCMIWDLFEGDHLFTGRDPEHQKYRSRAHLAEIVALLGQPPQALLDLGKSSHRFFTDEEIAYKSASCEGEFRADIPPANEMSLEGKEISLEGENRDLFLAMMRKMVQWEPSKRYSAKALADDEWIIKNM, from the exons ATGGCGTCAGTAATTCGACGATTGCCATGGTTTGACCGGGTATGGAAACCTCTCACCTTCTCCAACCCCAAATTCAAGCGGATCCCCTTGAGGGAGAAGATAGAGGAAGAGCTCATTCCCGACTACACAGCATCGCGTTACTATCCAGTCAGCATCGGAGAGGTTCTCCGGAATCGTTACCAAATCGTTTGCAAGCTGGGCTTCGGGGCTAGCTCGACTGTCTGGCTTGCGCGCGACCTGGA GGGTCGTCGACACGTGGCGCTGAAGCTGTTCGTCAATTCGAAGGCTTTGGGTTCACAGCTAGATCATGAACTCACGATGTATAAGCGCATTTCTACGTCATCGGTCAAGCACCCCGGTCGCGGTGCCGTCAGGGAACTACTGGATTCCTTCGACGTTGCTGGCCCCGACGGATGCCACAGGTGCCTGGTGCATCCTCCGCTATGGGAGAGTGTTCTGACTTTCCTTCACCGCAACCCCGTCCGGATGTTACCAGCGCCGGTACTCGCCTTTGTTCTCCGtcgcctcttcctcgctctGGACTTTCTACATACAGAATGCCAAATCATCCACTCAG ATATCAAAGCAGACAACATAATGTTTGGCATCGAGGACGACTCCGTTTTCAGCGCTTTTGAGGAGCAGGAGCTGCTCAACCCGTCCCCGAGAAAGCTAGTGGACGGAAGAGCCGTGTATCTGTCACGCGAACTTCAGATGCCAAAAGAATGGGGCGCATCGGTCCTTTGTGACTTTGGCTcagccgtcgtcggggacACAGATCATACCGAGGACGTACAGCCCGACATATACAGAGCGCCCGAGGTCATCCTAGAAGCACCGTGGTCTTACCAGATTGACATATGGAACACGGGCTGCATG ATCTGGGATCTCTTTGAGGGTGATCATCTGTTTACTGGACGCGACCCGGAGCATCAGAAGTACCGCAGCCGGGCTCACCTTGCCGAAATAGTCGCACTGCTCGGACAACCTCCACAGGCGTTACTCGATTTGGGAAAGTCGAGTCACAGGTTCTTCACTGATGAAG AGATTGCTTACAAAAGTGCTTCTTGTGAAGGAGAGTTCCGTGCAGACATTCCACCCGCGAATGAAATGTCGCTTGAAGGGAAGGAGATTAGCCTGGAGGGAGAGAACCGGGATTTGTTCCTTGCCATGATGCGGAAGATGGTTCAATGGGAACCTTCGAAGCGCTATTCGGCGAAGGCGCTGGCAGACGATGAATGGATCATAAAGAATATGTAG